The DNA region TGCGCTATCCCGGCGACGTGACGGTCACCGGCTACATCGGGCGGTCGGGGTGGAACGACCTGTCCTGGGGCGGTGAGATCCCGGACGAGGAGATCCTGGAGGCGGTCGACGAGTCGTACGCCGCGGTGGTCTCAAAGCTCCCGAAGAGCCTTCGCCCGGAGGGCTGGGACACCTGATCCCGGGCGACCCGCGGCCCCGCGGGCTTGAACGAGGCCGATCGGTGAGGAATGGTGGAGCGGGTACTCCGTACCCAACCATGGAAGATCTCGACATGCTTCAGCTGACCGAGAACGCCACCACGATCGTCCGCTCGATCTCCGAGCAGTCCCAGGGCGCCGGCCTTCGCCTCGCCTCCAACGCAGAACCGGACGGTGCGTTGAGCGCCGCACTGGTCCCCGAGGCCGAGGCCCAGGACCAGGTCATCGAGCAGGAGGGCGCACGCGTCTTCCTCGACCAGGGCGCCGCCGCCGAGCTCGACGACAAGGTCCTCGACGCCGGGATGGATGCCTCCGGCAACGTACAGTTCGGGATCTCCCAGCAGGGCTGATCCCCGACTCTCGACACGCCGGGGCGCGCCGCACTCGCGGTGCGCCCCGGCGTGTCTCATTCAGTCCCCGCGAGTCTCCTCGTGCGCCTGCGCGGGCCTCGTCGCACGCGTAGGGTCGACAGACATGAGCACCGCTGGCGTACCTGCCTGGTTCCATCTCTTCCTCGACGTGCCGCGCCCGCGTTGGGAGGAGGCGGTCGCGTTCTGGTCGGCCGCGACCGGCTGGGCGATCTCGCCGCCGCGGGGCGAGGACAAGCAGTTCGTCACCCTGGTGCCGCAGACGGGTGATGCCTGGCTGAAGCTCCAGGCCCTCGAGGACGGCGAGCCGCGGGTCCACATCGATCTTGACGCGGCCGATCGCGAGGCCGCCGTCGAGCGGTCGACGTCTTTCGGCGCGCACCCGGCATGGACGTACGACGAGGTGCCGGTCATGCGCTCCCCCGGTGGGCTGCCCTTCTGCCACACCCTCGGCGACAGCTCCGCGCCCCGCTTCGCGCGCTCGGAGCCCGAGCGGGTGGTCGACCAGATCTGCATCGACATCCCCCGCGGTCGCTGGGACGAGGAGGTCGCCTTCTGGGCCGCGGTCACCGGACGGACGGCGGAGCCGGCCAAGACCCCTGAGTTCGTACGCCTCGCCGACCCCGACGCTCACGGCGGCCTCCGGATCCTGCTGCAGCGGCTCGAGGACGAGGACGGCGAGGTGCGGGCACACCCGGACGTCGCGGTCGCCCACCGCGCCTCCGAGACCTGCCGTCACGAGGCGCTCGGCGCCGAGACCGTCGGGGTCTTCGAGTGGTGGACGGTCATGCGTGCTCCGTACGGGCAGGTCTACTGCCTCACCGATCGCGACCCGCTGACCGGTCGGGTGTCCTAGCCTGGAGGTATGCGGCTCGCATCCTTCAATGTCGAGAACCTCTTCGCCCGGCCGAAGGCGATGGACACCGACGCGGCCGACGCCAAGACGCGGCGGACGGTCCTGACCGCTCACTCCCGCGTCTCCACCCTCCTCGCCCAGCCCAGCTATGCGGGCGACGAGCAGGAAATCCTGGACAACCTCGCGAAGCTCGGCCTGCTCAGGAGCGACGAGGGCGAGTTCGCGCGGCTGCGGAAGCTGCGGGGCGCGCTGCTGAAGCGGCCGCGGTCGGGCGACGTGCAGCTGGTCGCGAAGGGGCGCAACGACTGGGTCGGCTTCGTCGAGCTCAAGACGACCGCCGTCGACGAGGTCGCCACCGAGAACATCGCGCGCGTCTTCGCCGAGCTGCGTGCCGAGGTCGCGGTGGTCGTCGAGGCCGACGACCGGCCGGGGCTGCACATGTTCTCCGAGACGCTGCTGCCGGAGGTCGGCGCCGAGGCGTACGAGCAGGTGATGGTCGTCGAGGGCAACGACGAGCGCGGCATCGACGTCGGCGTGATGGTCGGCGACGGCTACCGCCTCGTCCAGCTCCGCACGCACATCTTCGACCGCGACGAGGAGGGCGTGATCTTCTCCCGCGACTGCTGCGAGTACCACCTCGAGGCGCCCAGCGGGGCGCGGATCGTGGTGCTGGCCAACCACTTCAAGTCCAAGGGCTACTCGGAGAAGGGTGATCCCCAGGGCGCCAAGCGGCGCGGACGGCAGGCGGCACGGGTCGCGGAGATCTACCGCGGGCTGCTCGAGGAGGGCATCGAGCACATCTGCATCGCCGGCGACCTCAACGACTCCCCCGCCAGCGAGTCGCTGAAGCCCCTCCTCTCCGTCGACGGCCTCGTCGACGCCAGCGAGCACGAGCACTGGGACTGGAACCACCGCCGCGGAACGTACGGTTCCGGCAACGAGGACGACAAGATCGACTACCTGCTCCTCTCCCCCGCGTTGCGCGCCAAGCAGACCGGCGGAGGCGTCTTCCGCAAGGGCGTCTGGCACGGGCCGCGCACCAAGGACCCGTGGGACCTCTTCCCCACGTTGACCGCCGAGCAGCACGCGGCCTCCGACCACGCGTGTCTCTACGCCGACTTCACCGACCTGTGATCGGCGAGCCCCGTTCCTGAGAAGGCGGCCCGCAGCCTGAAGATGCGCTGAAGGCGGGCGTCCAGGCGGTGGTTTCGGCCCCGGACTGTGGCACGCTGGCCGCGTGAACGAGGTGTGGTACGTCGCCGGGCTGGTCGCGCTCTCCGTGGCCGTCCTGGCGCTCGGGGTGTGGTTCGTGCGGCGCGAGATCCGGGACGAGGTCTCGCCCGCGCCGCTGCTGTGGACCGGCTACGCGGTCGTGGCCGCGTTCGTCGTCTTCGGAGTCCTGCGCACGTCGTGGGTGGTGCTCTCATGAGGACCCGCGCAGCCATTCTCAACGAGCACAGCCTGGGCTGGATCGGCCTCGCCGGCCGCCTCTACCTCGGCTTCGTGTTCCTCGCCGCCGGGCTCGCCAAGCTGCCCGAGCCGACCATCACCGAGCAGGCGGTGCGTGGTTACCAGCTGCTGCCGTGGCAGCTGGCGCCTGCGTACGCCATCGCGATGCCGATCGCCGAGATCGTGCTCGGCGTGCTGCTCATCCTCGGCCTGTTCACCCGGACGGCGGCGGTGGCGACGGCGCTCGGCCTGTGCTCGTTCCTCCTCGGGATCACCTCGGCCTGGGCGCGCGGGCTCAACATCGACTGCGGCTGCTTCGGCGGTGGAGGCGCCTCGGCCGACCCCAGCTACCTCGCCGACACCTTCCGCGACCTGGGCTGGCTGGCGATCGCCGTCTACCTGATCCTCGTACGCCGCACCAAGCTCGCTCTCGACGACCTGCTGTTCCGACGGAGCACTCCGTCGGTCGAGGACTACAGCGAGAGCTCGAAGAAGACCGAGTTGGGGTCGAGCACGTAGCTGCCGAAGGGTGGGCGCTCGGTGAAGCCGTTTCCCGCGTAGAGCCGTCGGGCGGGCTCGTAGAAGGCCTCCGTCCCGGTCTCCAGGAGCACCCGGCGACCGCCCTGTGACCTGGCCTGCTCGATCAGGTGGCGAAGCATCGCGGTCGCGATGCCGCGGCCACGGGCGGCGGCCGTCGTGCGCATCGACTTGAGCTCGTAGTCGCCCTCGCCGAGCGACTTCAGCGCACCGCAGCCGACGAGCTCCGTGTCCTCCCAAGCCGACCAGAACGCGATCTCGGGCACCTTCAGCGCCTCGAGGTCGAGCGCGTGCACCGACTCGGCCGGCGTCACCGCGTACATGTCCTCGAGATGCTCCTCGAGGATCCGGATCACCTCGGGACGGGTCAGATCGTCGAGCTCGAAGCGCAGCGAGAGCAGTGGCACGGCTGGAGGCTAGCCGAGCCCTCCCCTGTCGTGGCGTTTCGGGGTGCGGTGAGGCTGGTGCAGTATCGCGGCACGCAACCAGGATGTGCGATAGTGCGCGGCACCGATGCTGGTGACGGATGTCGGTGGCACCGGTGCCGCAGGGGTCGGTCGCGAGTGGATTCGGACGGCTCCCCTAGCATCTGGGCATGCTGACTCGTATGCTCCCGGCCGCTGCCGCCGCTGCCCTGCTTCTGACGCTCTCCGCCTGTGGCTCCTCCAGCGGTTCCGGGGACTCGGGTGAGGCTCAGGAGAGCAAGGGCCCGAAGTCGAGCGAGTCGAGCGACTGGAAGTCGATCGTGAAGGCCGGCTCCACCAGCTGCGACTACGCCGAGGACCCGATGGGCGCCTCGAAGGAGGTGGGCGCGCCGGAGAAGACCGCGCAGTACACCGGCAAGGTCGCCGCCACCATCAACACCTCCGTCGGGCCGCTCGCGGTGACCCTCGACGCCGACAAGGCGCCGTGCACCGTCAACTCGTTCCTCTCGCTGGCCTCGCAGGACTACTACGACGGCACCAGCTGCCACCGCCTCGGCGCCAACCCGGGCTTCGAGCTGCTGCAGTGCGGCGACCCGACCGGCCAGGGCACCGGCGGCCCGGGCTACACCATCCCCGACGAGTTCAAGCCCAGTGACACCTTCCCGGCCGGCACGCTCGCCATGGCCAACACCGGTCAGCCCGACTCCGGCGGCAGCCAGTTCTTCATGGTCTTCGGCGACACCCAGCTCCCGCCCGCCTACACCGTCTTCGGCACCCTCGACGAGGCCGGCATCAAGACTCTCCAGGAGGTCGGCAAGGCAGGCGTGGCCGAGGCCGGCGGCGACGGCACCGGTGCTCCCAAGACTCCCGTCGAGTTCGAGACGATCACCGTCGGCTGATCACCCTCGCGCCGAATCGGTGGTTGTGGGCGACGAAACTGTTGTTTCGTCGCCCACAACTGCATTCTCGGCTCGCCGGTTCGGCTGATTCGGCGGGATCAGGCGCGGCGGCGGGGAGGGTCGCGGCGCAGGACCTTGGGGAGGTACGCGGCGCCGGCGCTCTGGGCGGCAGCGGCGTCGCCGGGATTGGAGATGCGGCAGCGCTGGAGCGAGAGACAGCCGCAGCCGATGCAGGAGTCGAGGTTGTCGCGAAGACGCTCCAGGGCGTGGATCTGCTCCTCGAGGCGGCGGCGCCAGTGCTTCGACATCCGGGCCCAGTCGGCCTTGGTCGGGGTCCGGTCCCCTGGCAGGCAGTCGAGCTCGGCCTTGATCTCGTCCAGGGAGAGCCCGACGTTGGCGGCCGCCCGGATGAAGGCGAGGCGGCGCAGGACGCTGCGCTCGAACGTACGCTGTCCCCCGGCCGATCGCTCGGCCTGGATCAGGCCCTGGCTCTCGTAGTAGCGGACCGCGGAGGCCGCGTAGCCGCTGCGGCGGGTCACCTCGCCCATCGTGAGCTGGTCGTGGGTGTTCATCTCACTCTTTTCTGTCGCAGCCCTTGATCTCAAGTTCACTTTAGGTTGAATCCTAGCGGCATGAACCGATCACACAACCACGTTGCCGTCATCACCGGCGGCTCCGCCGGCCTGGGCCTCGCCCTGGCCACGGCGCTCCTCGAATCAGGGTGGAGCGTCGTCACCGACGCCCGCCACGCCGACCGCCTCCACGCCGCCCTGCCGGACAGCGCTCGGGTGACGACGCTGGCCGGCGACGTACGCGACCGGGACCACCAGGACGCCATCGCCGCCGCCGTCGCGCGGCACGGGCGCCTGGACCTGCTCGTGCACAACGCCAGCGAGCTCGGCCCGATGCTTCCCCTGGCCGAGGTCCCCGAGAGCCTCTTCTCCCGCGTGCTCGAGACGAACCTGCTCGCTCCGCTGGCGCTCACCCAGCGGCTCCTCCCCTACCTGATCGCCTCCCGAGGCACCCTCGTCGGCATCTCCAGCGACGCGGCCGTCGAGCACTACCCGACCTGGGGCACGTACGCAGCCAGCAAGGCCGCCCTCGACCACGTTCTCCTCACCCTCGGTGAGGAGAACGGGGTCCGCGCCTATGCCGTCGACCCCGGCGACATGCGCACCGCGATGCACCAGGCCGCCTTCCCCAGCGAGGACATCTCCGACCGCCCGCTCCCGGAATCGGTCGTTCCGCACCTGCTCGCACTGCTCACGAGCACGCAGCCCTCAGGGCGCTACCGCGCCACCGACCTCGCACCCGCAGGAGCAAGCCGATGACGATGCTCGCCGAACGGCCCACGACCACCTTCCCCGCACCCGACGACACGACCGCTCCCGCGCCCGCGGAGTGGCGCGGCCTGGAGCGCGACGGCGTGCGCCTGCTCGTGGCGACTCCGGGCGGCGTACGACATGCGCGGTTCCGCAATCTTGCCGACCACCTCTCCCTCGGCGACCTGGTCGTGGTCAACGACTCGATCACCGAGGCGCGTCAGCTCGATGCCGACACGGTCGGTCGTGGCCGGGTCGTGCTCCACCTCGCCCAGCGCCTCGACACCGGCTGGGCGGTGGAGATCCGCTCGGCGCCGGACGCCGCCCGGTCCGTGCTCGACGCGGCCGAGGGCGACGTGGTCGTGACCGCGGGGCTCCGGGTCACGCTGCTCGAGCCGTACCCCGACGGCCGCCCCTCCTCCCCCACGGGCAAGGGAAACCGGCTGTGGCGCGCGGAGGTCACCGGCGACGTGACCGCCGAGCTGGCGCGGGCCGGCCGGCCGATCGCGTACGGCTATCTCGACCGGCGCTACCCGCTCGACGCCTACCAGACGGTCTTCGGGCACCGCCCCGGGAGCGCCGAGATGCCCTCAGCCGCGCGACCGTTCACCCATCCCCTGGTCACCGAGCTGGTCACGCACGGCATCCAGATCGCACCGGTCACCCTGCACACCGGCGTCTCCTCCCAGGAGGCCGGCGAGGCCCCCGGCGCGGAGTGGTTCGAGGTCTCCGAGACCACGGCCAGGCTGGTGGAGCAGACCAGGTACGCCGGTGGCCGCATCGTCGCGGCCGGCACCACCGTCACCCGGGCGCTGGAGTCGGCGGTTGTCCCGGCGACCGGTGCGGTGAGAGCAGCCAGCGGTTGGACCGACCGGGTGATCACGCCCGCCAACCCGCCGTACGTCGTCAACGGGCTGATCACCGGCTGGCACGACCCGCAGGCCAGCCACCTGCTGCTCGTCGAGGCGGTGGCGGGTCCCGAGCTCACCCAGGCGGCCTACGACGCCGCGGTCGCCGAGGGCTACCTGTGGCACGAGTTCGGCGACTCCGCCCTCCTGCTCCCCTGAACGCCGAGTGCTAGGACAGGGCGCCCTCGCCGTAGGTGACGGGGGTGCCGACCGCGACGGTGCGGCCGACGGTGCACAGCCGGGTCTCGGACTTCTTGATCGCGTCCGGGAGGACGGTGCGGGCAGCGTCGCCGGCCTCACCCTCGGGGAAGGTGATGTCGAAGGTGACCGAGATGTCGACCAGGCGGTTGCCCTGCTCGTCGCGGATCTTGGTGGCCGCGGCGAGGGCCTCGAAGGTCTCCATCGGCGACCGCTTTCCGGTGATGAAGTCGACGTCCAGGGCGCTGCAGCCGGCCAGGGCGGCGAGGAGCAGCTCGACCGGGGTGAAGTCGGGGTCGTCCCCGTGGCCGATCACCACGGTGCCACCTCGCTCGTTGGTGGCACGGAAGCGGTGCTCGCCGATCTTCTCCAGAGATACCGAGCGCTGGTCTGCCGCATCAGAAGTCATGGGGTAAGAGTGCCACTCGCCCGTTAGCCTGTGCGACGTGACCACCCAGAGCCTGCCCCTACGCCGTGACGAGGCCATCGCCCGTGCCGGACTGCTGAAGATCGAGGACTACGACGTACGTCTCGACCTGGCCTCCAGCGAGGAGACCTTCCACTCGGTGACGACGATCCGGTTCACCTCGAAGGGCGGGTCGACGTTCGTCGACCTGAAGCCGGTCTCGGTGGCTCGGATCAGCCTCAACGGCAGCCCGGTGGACCCGGCCACGCTCGCCAAGGGGCGCCTCCCGATCA from Nocardioides luteus includes:
- a CDS encoding MauE/DoxX family redox-associated membrane protein, with the protein product MRTRAAILNEHSLGWIGLAGRLYLGFVFLAAGLAKLPEPTITEQAVRGYQLLPWQLAPAYAIAMPIAEIVLGVLLILGLFTRTAAVATALGLCSFLLGITSAWARGLNIDCGCFGGGGASADPSYLADTFRDLGWLAIAVYLILVRRTKLALDDLLFRRSTPSVEDYSESSKKTELGSST
- a CDS encoding endonuclease/exonuclease/phosphatase family protein, yielding MRLASFNVENLFARPKAMDTDAADAKTRRTVLTAHSRVSTLLAQPSYAGDEQEILDNLAKLGLLRSDEGEFARLRKLRGALLKRPRSGDVQLVAKGRNDWVGFVELKTTAVDEVATENIARVFAELRAEVAVVVEADDRPGLHMFSETLLPEVGAEAYEQVMVVEGNDERGIDVGVMVGDGYRLVQLRTHIFDRDEEGVIFSRDCCEYHLEAPSGARIVVLANHFKSKGYSEKGDPQGAKRRGRQAARVAEIYRGLLEEGIEHICIAGDLNDSPASESLKPLLSVDGLVDASEHEHWDWNHRRGTYGSGNEDDKIDYLLLSPALRAKQTGGGVFRKGVWHGPRTKDPWDLFPTLTAEQHAASDHACLYADFTDL
- a CDS encoding OsmC family protein; translation: MTSDAADQRSVSLEKIGEHRFRATNERGGTVVIGHGDDPDFTPVELLLAALAGCSALDVDFITGKRSPMETFEALAAATKIRDEQGNRLVDISVTFDITFPEGEAGDAARTVLPDAIKKSETRLCTVGRTVAVGTPVTYGEGALS
- a CDS encoding S-adenosylmethionine:tRNA ribosyltransferase-isomerase produces the protein MTMLAERPTTTFPAPDDTTAPAPAEWRGLERDGVRLLVATPGGVRHARFRNLADHLSLGDLVVVNDSITEARQLDADTVGRGRVVLHLAQRLDTGWAVEIRSAPDAARSVLDAAEGDVVVTAGLRVTLLEPYPDGRPSSPTGKGNRLWRAEVTGDVTAELARAGRPIAYGYLDRRYPLDAYQTVFGHRPGSAEMPSAARPFTHPLVTELVTHGIQIAPVTLHTGVSSQEAGEAPGAEWFEVSETTARLVEQTRYAGGRIVAAGTTVTRALESAVVPATGAVRAASGWTDRVITPANPPYVVNGLITGWHDPQASHLLLVEAVAGPELTQAAYDAAVAEGYLWHEFGDSALLLP
- a CDS encoding peptidylprolyl isomerase; the protein is MLTRMLPAAAAAALLLTLSACGSSSGSGDSGEAQESKGPKSSESSDWKSIVKAGSTSCDYAEDPMGASKEVGAPEKTAQYTGKVAATINTSVGPLAVTLDADKAPCTVNSFLSLASQDYYDGTSCHRLGANPGFELLQCGDPTGQGTGGPGYTIPDEFKPSDTFPAGTLAMANTGQPDSGGSQFFMVFGDTQLPPAYTVFGTLDEAGIKTLQEVGKAGVAEAGGDGTGAPKTPVEFETITVG
- a CDS encoding GNAT family N-acetyltransferase, which produces MPLLSLRFELDDLTRPEVIRILEEHLEDMYAVTPAESVHALDLEALKVPEIAFWSAWEDTELVGCGALKSLGEGDYELKSMRTTAAARGRGIATAMLRHLIEQARSQGGRRVLLETGTEAFYEPARRLYAGNGFTERPPFGSYVLDPNSVFFELSL
- a CDS encoding VOC family protein; this encodes MSTAGVPAWFHLFLDVPRPRWEEAVAFWSAATGWAISPPRGEDKQFVTLVPQTGDAWLKLQALEDGEPRVHIDLDAADREAAVERSTSFGAHPAWTYDEVPVMRSPGGLPFCHTLGDSSAPRFARSEPERVVDQICIDIPRGRWDEEVAFWAAVTGRTAEPAKTPEFVRLADPDAHGGLRILLQRLEDEDGEVRAHPDVAVAHRASETCRHEALGAETVGVFEWWTVMRAPYGQVYCLTDRDPLTGRVS
- the soxR gene encoding redox-sensitive transcriptional activator SoxR, which codes for MNTHDQLTMGEVTRRSGYAASAVRYYESQGLIQAERSAGGQRTFERSVLRRLAFIRAAANVGLSLDEIKAELDCLPGDRTPTKADWARMSKHWRRRLEEQIHALERLRDNLDSCIGCGCLSLQRCRISNPGDAAAAQSAGAAYLPKVLRRDPPRRRA
- a CDS encoding SDR family NAD(P)-dependent oxidoreductase, which codes for MNRSHNHVAVITGGSAGLGLALATALLESGWSVVTDARHADRLHAALPDSARVTTLAGDVRDRDHQDAIAAAVARHGRLDLLVHNASELGPMLPLAEVPESLFSRVLETNLLAPLALTQRLLPYLIASRGTLVGISSDAAVEHYPTWGTYAASKAALDHVLLTLGEENGVRAYAVDPGDMRTAMHQAAFPSEDISDRPLPESVVPHLLALLTSTQPSGRYRATDLAPAGASR